One Nitrospirota bacterium genomic window carries:
- a CDS encoding sigma-54-dependent Fis family transcriptional regulator → MKQAADILVVDDEVNIRNALATMLEKKGHRVRGVGTGEEALDQLEAASADLVITDLRMPGIGGIEFLRRLKNTWPDTEVLVMTAYGSIDTAVEAMRSGAYDYLAKPIDRERFSVVVEKALEHHALASENKQLRDRLETRVRFDRMVGESEPLQGVYRLVEMVAGSDVTVLVTGESGTGKELVARAIHHKSPRAAGPFVTLNCGALPENLLESELFGYEKGAFTGAAGTKVGRFELADGGTLFLDEVGELSLKSQVDFLRVLETKEFRRLGGTRLVKVDTRIIAATNRNLEQAVAEGRFREDLYYRLNVVPIHLPPLRDRAEDIALMVDSFLREFAARHQREPQEVSREALRLLRLYAWPGNIRQLRNVIERLVVTVREKTIQPEHLPEEVQASREGARTMIVALGTPLDEIERDVIRRTLAEVTNHRERAAKLLGISLRALQYKIKEYGIKD, encoded by the coding sequence ATGAAGCAGGCGGCAGACATCCTCGTCGTCGATGACGAGGTAAACATTCGAAACGCGCTCGCGACGATGCTCGAAAAGAAAGGGCACCGGGTGCGCGGGGTAGGGACGGGGGAAGAGGCGCTCGATCAACTGGAAGCCGCTTCGGCGGACTTGGTGATCACCGACCTCAGAATGCCGGGGATCGGCGGCATCGAGTTTCTGCGCCGCCTCAAGAACACATGGCCGGACACGGAAGTCCTGGTCATGACCGCCTACGGGTCGATCGACACCGCTGTCGAAGCCATGCGCTCGGGCGCCTACGATTATCTTGCCAAGCCCATCGACCGCGAGCGCTTCTCCGTCGTCGTGGAGAAGGCGCTGGAACACCACGCCCTGGCGAGCGAGAACAAGCAGCTCCGGGACCGGCTTGAAACCAGGGTGCGCTTCGACCGGATGGTCGGCGAAAGCGAGCCCCTGCAGGGCGTCTACAGACTGGTTGAAATGGTGGCGGGAAGCGATGTCACCGTGCTGGTCACGGGAGAGAGCGGCACCGGCAAGGAGCTGGTCGCCCGTGCAATCCATCACAAGAGCCCGCGCGCGGCCGGGCCGTTCGTGACGCTGAACTGCGGCGCCCTTCCCGAAAACCTGCTGGAGAGCGAGCTGTTCGGCTACGAGAAGGGCGCCTTTACCGGGGCCGCCGGCACGAAAGTCGGCCGGTTCGAGCTGGCCGACGGCGGCACCCTCTTCCTCGACGAGGTCGGCGAGTTGTCCTTGAAGTCGCAGGTGGACTTCCTGCGCGTGCTCGAAACCAAGGAGTTCCGCCGCCTGGGCGGGACCCGGTTGGTGAAAGTGGACACCAGGATCATCGCCGCCACGAACCGAAACCTCGAGCAGGCGGTCGCGGAAGGACGGTTTCGCGAGGACCTCTACTACCGCCTCAACGTGGTGCCGATACACCTGCCGCCGCTGCGGGATCGCGCGGAAGACATCGCCCTCATGGTCGACAGCTTCCTCCGCGAATTTGCGGCCCGGCACCAGCGCGAACCGCAAGAGGTCTCCCGCGAAGCGCTCCGGCTCCTGCGCCTCTACGCCTGGCCCGGCAACATCCGGCAGCTGCGCAACGTGATCGAGCGACTGGTGGTCACGGTGCGGGAGAAGACGATTCAGCCGGAACATCTGCCCGAGGAGGTCCAGGCGAGCCGCGAAGGAGCCCGCACGATGATCGTCGCGCTGGGCACGCCGCTGGACGAGATCGAGCGGGACGTCATCCGGCGCACGCTGGCCGAGGTCACAAATCACCGGGAACGGGCCGCCAAGCTGTTGGGGATCAGCCTGCGGGCCCTGCAGTACAAGATCAAGGAATATGGCATCAAAGACTGA
- a CDS encoding 2-oxoglutarate:ferredoxin oxidoreductase — protein sequence MTAHNTESSERIINVGPAGFHPPSAMELGVTIPDSGQGLLYGRHAPDDEVIKEAARQLLTRKNPTIFPGPLYLWAWHPEWIAKGQALLRLAAEIPNVMIIPMPDYRPKYPKIDPEEGINPNHPNLTIWANKIEVALFIGIHCHYANLALRMVRAGTNCLTVAFCHDIHEDAMVSLQDLDVKKMDHVIDIFRTVRKELGITMPKDGKTVRLTGTQIKANHGVERVSPLG from the coding sequence ATGACCGCACACAACACAGAGTCATCCGAACGGATCATCAACGTTGGGCCGGCGGGATTCCATCCGCCGTCTGCCATGGAGCTGGGCGTCACCATTCCCGATTCAGGGCAGGGGCTGCTGTATGGGCGCCACGCGCCGGACGACGAGGTGATCAAGGAAGCCGCGCGGCAGTTGCTGACGCGCAAGAACCCCACGATTTTTCCAGGGCCCCTGTACTTGTGGGCGTGGCATCCGGAATGGATCGCCAAGGGCCAGGCGCTCTTGAGGCTGGCGGCCGAAATTCCAAACGTGATGATCATTCCGATGCCGGACTACCGTCCGAAGTATCCCAAGATCGACCCGGAAGAAGGCATCAACCCGAATCACCCGAACCTCACGATTTGGGCCAACAAGATCGAGGTGGCCCTGTTTATCGGCATCCACTGTCACTACGCCAACCTGGCCTTGCGGATGGTGCGGGCGGGGACGAATTGCCTCACCGTGGCCTTCTGCCACGATATCCATGAAGACGCCATGGTGAGTCTACAGGACCTGGACGTAAAGAAGATGGACCACGTGATCGACATCTTCCGGACGGTCCGCAAAGAATTGGGGATTACGATGCCGAAGGACGGCAAGACGGTCCGTCTGACGGGCACGCAAATCAAGGCGAATCATGGAGTGGAGCGGGTCTCCCCTCTCGGTTGA